A window of Candidatus Vicinibacter proximus contains these coding sequences:
- the arsM gene encoding arsenosugar biosynthesis arsenite methyltransferase ArsM, whose translation MSHYLDATVDVYKDAAMSPNVGLCCTTTPVWQLPELNIPSKMLAMNYGCGSTVEPRDLSNHPKVLYVGIGGGMELLQFAYFSRRKASVIGVDVVDEMIDACHENLREAEKMNPWFDADYIDIRKGSALDLPISDETVDVAAQNCLFNIFKTEDLKKALTEMYRVLKPHGRLVLSDPISEDPMPESLKNDDHLRALCLSGAIPLEEYINLITSVGFGTIEIRARRPYRILASNQYPGLAKNIYIESVEVCAIKDPMPEDGACVFTGKAAIYFGKEDAFDDHKGHVLMQNQPLAVCDKTAHNLARLNHPEIFISESTFHYDGGGCC comes from the coding sequence ATGTCTCACTATTTAGATGCTACTGTGGATGTGTACAAGGATGCAGCAATGAGTCCAAATGTAGGTTTGTGCTGCACAACCACTCCGGTGTGGCAGTTGCCGGAATTGAACATTCCTTCAAAAATGCTGGCCATGAATTATGGCTGTGGAAGTACGGTAGAGCCGAGGGATCTAAGCAATCATCCCAAAGTACTTTATGTAGGAATTGGAGGAGGAATGGAGCTGTTGCAATTTGCTTATTTTAGTCGAAGGAAAGCAAGTGTAATAGGAGTTGATGTGGTAGATGAAATGATTGACGCATGTCATGAAAATTTAAGGGAAGCCGAGAAGATGAATCCATGGTTCGACGCTGATTATATAGACATTAGAAAAGGAAGCGCGCTGGATTTACCAATATCAGATGAAACAGTAGATGTAGCCGCTCAAAATTGTCTGTTCAATATTTTTAAAACAGAAGATTTAAAAAAGGCATTGACAGAAATGTACAGAGTGCTGAAGCCACACGGCAGATTGGTCTTATCTGATCCTATCTCTGAAGACCCCATGCCGGAAAGCTTAAAAAATGATGATCACCTAAGAGCTTTGTGTTTAAGTGGTGCAATACCTTTGGAAGAATATATTAACCTCATTACAAGCGTAGGTTTTGGTACCATAGAAATAAGAGCCAGAAGACCATATCGGATATTGGCTTCAAATCAATATCCAGGACTGGCTAAAAACATTTATATAGAAAGCGTGGAAGTATGCGCGATAAAAGACCCGATGCCAGAGGATGGAGCTTGTGTTTTTACTGGTAAAGCGGCAATCTATTTTGGAAAAGAAGACGCCTTTGATGATCATAAAGGACATGTACTGATGCAGAACCAGCCGCTGGCCGTCTGTGATAAAACAGCCCATAATTTAGCCAGGCTCAATCATCCTGAAATTTTCATTTCCGAATCTACGTTTCACTATGATGGGGGAGGTTGCTGTTAA
- a CDS encoding UvrD-helicase domain-containing protein, with amino-acid sequence MANYLDELNPIQRAAVEQIDGPVMVIAGPGSGKTRVLTYRLAHMMESGVKPWNILSLTFTNKAAKEMTERISQVASGEARKVWSGTFHSIFARILRVEATKIGYPTDFSIYDTDDSKSLITEIIKELNLNPKDYNANSLRSRISNAKSNLITPLMYEKDADLLEQDRINKMPYTSAVYKRYVQKCLQSGAMDFDDLLLQLFRLFQENPDNVLEKYRKQFTHVMVDEFQDTNYLQYAILKKIVLYPGSQRNVCIVGDDAQSIYSFRGATIKNILDFEADFPDVKIFKLEQNYRSSEHIVQAANDVITYNVRQIKKEIWTDKKEGHKIKLIKSSSDNEEGRRIADYIVELKNSYHLKNKEIGILYRTNAQSRIFEEQMRRLNIPYKVFGGMSFYQRKEIKDLLAYLRLTVNPKDNEAFKRIVNYPKRGIGDGTVDKLLEFSKEHNLSLFESLASFSAAGKIGQQLQMFRMQIIEMQDMSRRSNAYDAAMYSYKMSGLSSELKQDVTNEGISRLENVMALLDGIKDFTENDEALGDTTVDRSLSSYLQSIALITQLDEEKEGNDYVTLMSVHSAKGLEFEAVIVGGLEENLFPSYMSMSSPEQLDEERRLFYVAITRAKHFLTLSYATSRYFFGNLRMNEPSRFIEEIDEARFEKDNTARATVFTLTDEPASPKVRFVEKKPVSISHPGLANFKPSNPNGIQAGMTVLHQKFGEGKVLNIEGGSDNRIATIFFREVDNPQRKIMLKFAKLEILS; translated from the coding sequence ATGGCCAATTACTTAGATGAACTCAACCCCATACAACGTGCGGCAGTCGAACAAATCGACGGTCCGGTAATGGTTATTGCAGGACCGGGTTCCGGAAAAACCAGGGTACTAACCTATCGTCTGGCCCACATGATGGAATCCGGTGTCAAACCATGGAACATACTTTCGCTGACTTTTACCAACAAGGCGGCTAAAGAAATGACAGAGAGAATCAGCCAGGTTGCCTCCGGAGAGGCAAGGAAGGTTTGGAGCGGAACTTTCCACTCTATTTTTGCGAGAATTCTGCGGGTGGAGGCAACTAAAATTGGCTATCCAACTGATTTTTCGATTTATGATACGGATGACAGTAAAAGTCTGATAACTGAGATTATCAAAGAACTCAACCTGAATCCAAAGGACTACAATGCCAATTCGCTCAGATCCAGAATTTCAAATGCAAAGTCAAATCTCATCACCCCACTGATGTATGAGAAAGATGCTGATTTGCTTGAGCAGGATCGGATCAACAAGATGCCCTATACTTCTGCAGTGTATAAAAGATATGTTCAGAAATGTCTTCAATCGGGAGCGATGGATTTTGATGATCTCTTACTTCAACTGTTCAGGCTGTTTCAGGAAAATCCGGACAATGTGCTGGAAAAATACCGGAAACAGTTTACGCATGTAATGGTAGATGAGTTCCAGGATACCAACTATCTTCAGTATGCCATCCTAAAAAAAATTGTGCTCTATCCGGGAAGTCAAAGGAATGTTTGCATTGTTGGGGATGATGCCCAAAGTATTTACTCATTTCGTGGAGCGACCATCAAAAACATTTTGGATTTCGAAGCAGATTTTCCGGATGTGAAAATTTTTAAACTCGAACAAAACTACCGAAGTTCCGAGCACATTGTACAAGCGGCAAATGATGTGATTACATACAATGTCCGGCAGATTAAAAAAGAAATATGGACGGATAAAAAAGAAGGTCATAAGATCAAGTTGATCAAATCAAGTTCGGATAATGAGGAAGGAAGAAGAATAGCGGATTATATTGTCGAGCTGAAGAACAGTTACCATTTAAAGAATAAGGAAATCGGAATCCTTTACAGGACCAATGCGCAATCCAGAATTTTTGAAGAGCAAATGCGTCGGTTAAATATTCCGTATAAAGTATTTGGTGGAATGTCCTTTTACCAACGTAAGGAGATCAAGGATTTGCTTGCCTATCTGCGTCTGACCGTAAATCCAAAAGACAATGAGGCCTTTAAAAGAATTGTGAATTATCCCAAAAGAGGAATTGGCGATGGTACAGTAGATAAGCTGTTGGAATTTTCAAAGGAACACAATCTGTCCTTATTCGAGAGTCTTGCTTCGTTCAGTGCAGCAGGCAAAATAGGTCAACAGTTACAGATGTTCCGCATGCAAATCATCGAGATGCAGGACATGTCTCGCAGGAGTAATGCTTACGATGCAGCCATGTACAGCTATAAGATGTCAGGACTGTCTTCTGAACTCAAACAAGATGTAACGAATGAAGGAATCTCCAGATTAGAGAACGTGATGGCCTTACTGGATGGTATAAAGGATTTTACAGAGAATGATGAAGCATTGGGAGATACCACTGTAGACAGAAGTCTTTCGTCTTACCTGCAATCCATCGCCCTAATCACCCAATTGGACGAAGAGAAAGAAGGTAACGATTATGTTACGTTGATGTCCGTGCATTCAGCAAAAGGACTTGAATTTGAAGCGGTCATAGTAGGTGGTTTGGAAGAGAATTTATTTCCATCTTATATGTCCATGTCATCACCCGAACAACTCGATGAAGAGCGCAGATTATTTTATGTGGCCATTACCAGGGCAAAGCATTTTCTGACCTTGAGTTATGCCACTTCAAGATATTTTTTTGGAAACTTAAGGATGAACGAACCAAGCCGATTCATTGAAGAAATAGACGAAGCCAGATTCGAAAAAGACAACACAGCAAGAGCAACAGTTTTTACTTTGACTGATGAACCGGCTTCCCCTAAAGTAAGGTTTGTAGAGAAAAAACCTGTAAGTATCAGTCATCCCGGACTTGCAAACTTTAAACCCAGCAATCCGAATGGAATTCAGGCAGGTATGACGGTGCTGCATCAGAAATTTGGAGAAGGAAAAGTGCTGAACATCGAAGGAGGATCAGACAATAGAATTGCAACCATTTTTTTTAGAGAAGTTGACAACCCACAGCGGAAAATCATGTTGAAGTTTGCGAAATTGGAGATTTTAAGCTAA
- a CDS encoding glutamine synthetase III: MSTNRSTALSLFLSRPKNPLARENKKISSYYAENVFTEDKLKAYLSNDAYKAYSQTISQGQKISRQLADQIAAALKAWAMEKGTTHYTHWFQPLTGTTAEKHDSFFTLAGNGSAVEKFDGDALVQQEPDASSFPSGGLRATFEARGYTAWDPMSPAFIMDIAGSKTLCIPTVFISYTGEALDHKAPLIRSIEALDKAATGVARYFDRFVNKVTPTLGWEQEYFLIDKAMYYARPDLMASGRTVFGRGPAKGQQLEDHYFGAIPERVYSYMVDLEMECHKLGIPVRTRHNEVAPSQFELAPMFEVANIAVDHNSLLMDLMDRVARRHHLIVLLHEKPFAGINGSGKHNNWSMSTDTGTNLLGPGKTPRNNLQFLTFFTNTIKAVYDHADLLRASIAAESNDYRLGANEAPPAIISVFIGDYLTRALEAIETRVENDLKEEEENDLKLDIHKMIPDVMMDNTDRNRTSPFAFTGNKFEFRAVGSSANCADPMMVLNTIVANQLNDFKTKVDKHIADGEKKDSAILKELRECIKSCKNILFEGDNYSEAWAKEAEKRGLPNIKTTPLALDAITTKKSHDLFTSLNIMNDRELEARHEIYLEKYIKKVEIESSLIEELALNQILPACMRYQTEVMANLKNAAEAGVPKSAMKTQNHIVEILSTHIEGMYQNIEKMVAERHKAHQQKSTRETALYLCDKVKPLFLEIRSHADDLELYVEDKYWPLPKYREILFNR, from the coding sequence ATGTCAACTAACCGCAGCACTGCCTTGAGTCTGTTTCTTTCCAGACCAAAAAATCCCCTTGCAAGGGAAAACAAGAAAATCTCTTCCTATTATGCTGAAAATGTATTCACTGAAGATAAGTTGAAAGCTTATCTGTCTAACGATGCATACAAGGCATATAGCCAGACTATTTCCCAGGGACAGAAAATCTCACGTCAGCTTGCGGACCAAATTGCTGCAGCGCTCAAAGCCTGGGCTATGGAAAAAGGCACTACCCACTACACACATTGGTTTCAACCTTTGACTGGTACGACAGCAGAGAAACACGATTCATTTTTTACACTAGCCGGTAATGGCAGCGCAGTCGAAAAATTTGATGGAGATGCACTGGTTCAACAAGAACCTGATGCTTCTTCTTTCCCAAGTGGTGGATTACGAGCCACTTTTGAGGCTCGAGGTTATACTGCATGGGACCCCATGTCACCGGCATTCATTATGGATATAGCAGGTTCTAAAACGCTTTGTATTCCAACTGTCTTTATTTCTTATACAGGTGAGGCTCTTGATCATAAAGCACCTTTGATTCGCTCCATTGAAGCTTTGGATAAGGCTGCTACCGGGGTAGCAAGATATTTTGACCGATTTGTAAATAAGGTTACACCGACTTTGGGATGGGAACAGGAATATTTCCTTATCGACAAAGCCATGTATTATGCTCGACCGGATTTGATGGCCAGTGGAAGAACTGTGTTTGGAAGAGGACCTGCCAAGGGCCAGCAATTGGAGGATCACTACTTTGGGGCAATCCCTGAAAGGGTTTACTCCTATATGGTAGACCTTGAAATGGAGTGCCATAAGCTAGGTATACCGGTAAGAACCCGACACAATGAAGTTGCTCCAAGCCAATTTGAATTAGCGCCAATGTTTGAAGTGGCTAACATTGCTGTAGATCACAATTCATTACTTATGGACTTGATGGATCGTGTTGCCAGAAGACATCATCTCATTGTGCTGCTTCACGAAAAACCATTTGCCGGAATCAACGGCAGTGGAAAACACAACAACTGGTCTATGAGCACAGACACAGGGACGAATTTATTGGGCCCTGGAAAAACACCTCGGAATAACCTGCAGTTCCTGACCTTCTTCACCAATACGATTAAGGCAGTATACGATCATGCAGACCTGCTTCGCGCAAGCATTGCGGCAGAAAGCAATGATTACCGATTGGGTGCCAATGAAGCTCCTCCTGCTATTATCTCTGTTTTTATCGGCGACTATCTCACAAGAGCCCTTGAAGCTATAGAGACCAGGGTTGAAAACGATTTGAAAGAGGAAGAAGAAAACGACTTGAAACTAGACATCCACAAAATGATACCGGATGTCATGATGGACAACACGGATCGAAACAGGACCTCCCCTTTTGCCTTCACCGGAAATAAATTTGAATTTCGTGCAGTAGGGTCTTCCGCCAATTGTGCAGATCCAATGATGGTTCTGAATACTATTGTTGCAAACCAATTGAATGATTTCAAAACAAAAGTGGATAAACACATTGCCGATGGAGAGAAAAAAGATTCTGCCATCCTTAAAGAACTTCGTGAATGTATAAAGTCCTGCAAAAATATTCTTTTTGAGGGCGATAACTATAGCGAAGCATGGGCTAAGGAAGCTGAAAAAAGAGGTTTGCCTAACATTAAGACGACTCCCCTCGCATTGGATGCAATCACCACTAAAAAGTCTCATGATTTATTCACTTCCTTAAACATCATGAATGATCGCGAACTTGAAGCCAGACATGAAATTTACCTGGAGAAGTACATTAAAAAAGTAGAAATCGAATCCAGTCTAATAGAAGAACTGGCACTCAACCAAATTTTACCGGCTTGTATGAGATACCAGACAGAGGTAATGGCAAACTTAAAAAATGCTGCCGAAGCAGGAGTCCCAAAATCTGCCATGAAAACACAAAATCATATTGTGGAAATCTTGTCAACACATATTGAAGGGATGTATCAGAATATTGAAAAAATGGTAGCAGAAAGACACAAAGCCCATCAGCAAAAATCAACCCGTGAAACGGCTCTTTATCTTTGTGATAAAGTAAAACCGCTTTTCCTCGAAATAAGATCTCATGCCGATGATTTGGAACTTTATGTCGAGGATAAATACTGGCCTCTTCCAAAATACCGGGAAATTCTTTTTAATCGGTAA
- a CDS encoding M23 family metallopeptidase gives MQHADGSRAIYFHMKSGRITIKAIGQNTTAGEVIGIVGCSGYFSGPHLHFEV, from the coding sequence ATTCAACATGCAGATGGTTCCAGAGCGATTTACTTCCACATGAAATCCGGCCGAATTACCATTAAAGCCATCGGGCAAAATACTACCGCCGGGGAGGTAATTGGAATCGTGGGCTGTTCCGGATATTTTTCTGGTCCTCATTTACACTTTGAAGTTTAG
- a CDS encoding cold shock domain-containing protein, which produces MGKSQETFSKKEKEKKRIKKKQDKDQKKEERKANAVKGKTLEEMFAYVDENGNISTTPPDPNKKHVFKKEDMQISVSRTEPGEPVDVVRTGIVTFFNDSKGYGFIKDLESQESVFVHINGLVDRVKERDKVKFETERGHKGLNAVKVTVIN; this is translated from the coding sequence ATGGGTAAATCACAAGAAACTTTTAGTAAAAAGGAAAAAGAGAAAAAAAGAATTAAGAAAAAACAAGACAAAGATCAAAAAAAAGAAGAGCGTAAAGCCAATGCCGTAAAAGGCAAAACTCTTGAAGAAATGTTTGCCTATGTTGACGAAAATGGAAATATTTCTACGACTCCTCCGGACCCTAATAAAAAACATGTTTTCAAAAAAGAAGATATGCAGATTAGTGTTTCAAGAACTGAACCTGGCGAACCGGTGGATGTGGTAAGAACAGGAATTGTCACATTTTTCAATGATTCAAAAGGTTATGGCTTCATCAAAGACCTGGAAAGTCAGGAAAGTGTGTTTGTACATATCAATGGTCTGGTAGATCGGGTCAAAGAGAGAGACAAAGTAAAATTTGAAACAGAAAGGGGTCATAAAGGACTTAATGCTGTAAAAGTTACAGTAATAAATTAA
- a CDS encoding sigma-70 family RNA polymerase sigma factor codes for MCKSCESFKLYLLEGELGRKKAAQSLFEEEIIQKHARYFYWKYQRFVSQDYTGWEDFYVEVVLRIFKEKEAGRGPRDNCDGYYYKLTRNICEEMVRLSNKSKAAQEELSRLDELTGDPYIIEKVKKYIDQLECKCNRLLYHYHIEEQLVRDKQQLVNILKDKCGKEYSLGSIPVHLSGCLNKLTDLVENDPDHLF; via the coding sequence ATGTGTAAATCTTGTGAATCGTTTAAACTCTATCTTTTAGAAGGAGAATTGGGAAGAAAAAAAGCAGCCCAATCACTTTTTGAAGAAGAAATTATTCAAAAACATGCCAGGTATTTCTATTGGAAATATCAACGATTCGTTTCACAGGACTATACTGGTTGGGAAGATTTTTATGTGGAGGTGGTTTTACGAATTTTTAAGGAGAAAGAGGCTGGTAGGGGACCAAGAGATAATTGTGACGGTTACTATTATAAACTAACCAGAAACATTTGTGAAGAGATGGTAAGATTATCCAATAAATCAAAAGCTGCCCAGGAAGAGCTTTCACGACTGGATGAGCTAACCGGGGATCCTTATATCATTGAAAAAGTAAAGAAATATATTGACCAATTAGAGTGTAAATGCAATCGCCTTTTGTACCACTATCATATTGAAGAACAATTGGTAAGAGACAAGCAGCAACTGGTTAATATACTGAAGGATAAATGTGGAAAGGAATATTCACTTGGTTCCATTCCTGTTCATCTTTCTGGTTGTCTCAATAAATTAACTGATTTAGTAGAAAATGATCCTGATCACTTATTTTAA
- a CDS encoding CHAT domain-containing protein, with protein MRVNFISIFISVFLFSLYFINCTEEKIEERSISKREDCDTTVIASFRNHLIDKDFWADSVWTNFGKAIVISECLGNRDSLFLLIADSLHNRGNSLLISVPSISRIYFKSATKIRREFYGDSIHIDILRSLINTGMTYVYEGDHILALAYFDSAEIEKSEFRIFPYIFNQIKKAESYKSLNEYLKAIECLSSAYQRIIECISSKTCTESEAWLKTSSKLEYLMYSLSDLYKTIGENRKSMDFSLKGIQLIRGWAPPSDTIGQMGNLFISIGNNIQDSLAEIQDGESEAYKLLCSQGINYYQLAFSNFKRLEDKKSILLCFQNLAALYEKMKDYTKSETLCRQGIEFANLNFNEVVPSQFQSLYINLGTALLGQDKFKEALMAYWKAVGSIDSSSLSTGKLPDVNKLALDYEQSLILLGSMGRAFKLLAPEDKQSALLAVQTYDTLSNLLNHFRGNIINDNAKVNLAERSRLWIPDAITDIKDLYYLSNDSIQKEKMFAMVEQAKAFSLIEASRLNNAKDQLPIALQSKKEELLSFQQKALHNDSIAGLVEKKQREFISELKLKVPSYFAIKYKGVDISIQDIQQNLLEEDQAMLEYFIQDSLINIFLISKSHFIFDTVGILKIELEKLISSFRKSINPVNQEGITDPKLVREFCLTSNQLYEILIGHIKIKYGLPERLIIIPDGILNNLSFDALLYKLSNDGNNLPLQAKDGNYLIQQHAISYCFSASMLQEMSRALRQNNLKTSLAIIAPQFHSESKDLPYLTYQSDEIAGIKSVYDNTYTDNQSTKEQFIRATEKYAYLHISTHGFVADDPDQSFISFSQFSPKPDSNQFLFLKELYNYPMNQELITLTACETALGQLKEGEGNISLARGFAYSGVKSFITTLWKINTHGASNIIPGFYHHFFNQAQPKDVALATSKREFLAAGKSVYPENWAGLILIGSSKRAIQSSDSAYWEICICALILTLGWIFYMQRKKQLSA; from the coding sequence ATGAGGGTTAATTTTATTTCAATTTTTATATCAGTATTTTTATTCAGTTTATATTTTATTAATTGTACTGAAGAAAAGATTGAAGAAAGAAGTATTTCCAAAAGAGAGGATTGTGATACAACTGTAATTGCAAGTTTTAGAAATCATCTTATTGATAAGGATTTTTGGGCTGATTCTGTTTGGACAAATTTTGGAAAAGCAATTGTGATTTCCGAATGTTTAGGGAATCGAGATTCTCTTTTCCTCTTAATTGCTGATTCTTTACATAATAGAGGAAATTCGTTATTAATTTCAGTGCCTTCTATTTCAAGAATATATTTTAAATCAGCTACAAAAATTAGAAGAGAATTTTACGGGGACTCAATTCATATTGATATTCTAAGATCATTAATCAATACAGGCATGACTTATGTCTATGAAGGTGACCACATCTTGGCATTAGCGTATTTTGATTCCGCTGAAATAGAAAAATCTGAATTTAGAATATTTCCTTATATATTTAATCAAATAAAGAAGGCAGAATCGTATAAATCCTTAAACGAGTATTTAAAGGCTATCGAATGTTTATCAAGTGCCTACCAAAGGATTATTGAGTGTATTTCTTCAAAAACTTGTACAGAGTCCGAGGCATGGTTAAAGACTTCATCCAAATTGGAGTACCTAATGTATAGCTTAAGTGATTTGTATAAAACCATAGGGGAAAATCGCAAATCAATGGATTTCAGTCTTAAAGGAATTCAGCTCATAAGGGGTTGGGCTCCTCCCTCCGATACAATAGGCCAAATGGGTAATTTGTTTATTTCAATTGGAAATAATATTCAAGATTCTTTAGCTGAAATTCAAGATGGAGAATCAGAAGCATATAAGTTGTTATGTAGTCAAGGAATCAATTACTATCAATTAGCATTCTCAAACTTTAAAAGACTTGAAGACAAAAAGAGCATTTTGCTTTGTTTCCAGAATTTAGCAGCCTTGTATGAAAAGATGAAAGATTATACTAAGTCCGAAACGTTGTGTAGACAAGGTATTGAATTTGCAAATTTGAATTTTAATGAAGTTGTCCCAAGTCAATTTCAATCCTTATACATTAATTTAGGAACTGCCTTACTAGGTCAAGACAAATTTAAAGAAGCTTTGATGGCTTATTGGAAAGCAGTGGGTTCAATTGACTCATCCAGTCTGAGTACCGGAAAATTACCAGATGTAAATAAATTAGCTTTAGACTATGAGCAAAGTTTGATATTGTTAGGGAGTATGGGAAGAGCATTTAAATTACTCGCTCCAGAAGATAAACAAAGCGCCTTACTGGCTGTACAAACGTATGACACGCTCTCAAATCTATTAAATCATTTTCGTGGAAATATAATTAACGATAATGCAAAAGTTAATTTGGCTGAGAGATCCAGATTATGGATACCAGATGCCATAACAGATATTAAAGATTTGTATTATCTTTCAAATGACTCAATTCAAAAGGAAAAAATGTTTGCCATGGTAGAGCAAGCCAAGGCATTTTCTCTGATTGAAGCGTCCAGATTGAATAATGCAAAAGATCAATTACCTATTGCTTTGCAGAGCAAGAAGGAGGAATTATTGAGCTTCCAGCAAAAAGCCTTACACAACGATTCTATTGCAGGATTAGTAGAAAAGAAACAAAGGGAATTTATCAGTGAATTAAAACTGAAAGTACCCTCATATTTTGCCATAAAGTATAAGGGTGTGGATATTTCTATTCAGGACATACAGCAAAATTTATTGGAAGAGGATCAGGCCATGTTAGAATATTTTATTCAAGATTCTCTGATCAATATATTTTTAATCAGTAAAAGTCATTTTATTTTCGACACTGTGGGCATCTTAAAAATTGAGTTGGAAAAACTCATTAGTTCTTTTAGAAAAAGTATAAATCCTGTCAATCAAGAAGGAATAACGGATCCGAAGTTAGTTAGAGAATTTTGTTTAACTTCCAACCAACTTTATGAAATTTTAATTGGGCATATTAAAATAAAATATGGATTGCCGGAGCGGCTGATTATTATTCCTGATGGGATTTTAAATAATCTCTCATTTGATGCCTTACTGTATAAACTTTCAAATGATGGAAATAATTTACCCTTACAAGCCAAAGATGGTAATTATCTCATTCAGCAACATGCCATTAGTTATTGCTTTTCTGCCAGTATGTTGCAGGAAATGAGCAGAGCTCTAAGACAAAATAATCTTAAAACAAGTCTTGCAATTATAGCACCACAATTTCATTCTGAGTCAAAAGATTTACCTTACCTGACTTATCAGTCTGATGAAATCGCAGGGATAAAGTCTGTTTATGATAATACTTACACGGATAATCAAAGCACCAAGGAGCAGTTTATTCGTGCGACTGAAAAATACGCTTATCTCCACATCTCGACTCATGGATTTGTTGCAGACGATCCTGACCAAAGTTTTATTTCATTTTCTCAATTTTCACCAAAGCCGGATTCCAATCAATTTTTATTTTTAAAAGAATTGTACAATTACCCTATGAACCAAGAACTCATAACACTAACCGCTTGTGAAACGGCACTTGGTCAACTTAAGGAGGGGGAAGGAAACATCAGCTTGGCAAGGGGATTTGCATATAGTGGTGTAAAATCATTTATCACGACACTTTGGAAGATCAATACTCATGGAGCCTCTAACATTATTCCAGGTTTCTACCATCACTTTTTTAATCAAGCACAACCTAAAGATGTCGCACTCGCAACCAGCAAAAGGGAGTTTCTTGCTGCAGGTAAGAGTGTATATCCGGAAAACTGGGCAGGATTAATACTTATTGGTAGTTCAAAAAGGGCTATTCAATCATCCGATTCAGCATATTGGGAAATCTGTATTTGTGCCCTAATCCTTACTCTTGGATGGATATTTTACATGCAAAGGAAAAAGCAATTGAGCGCATAA